Proteins from a genomic interval of Rhipicephalus microplus isolate Deutch F79 chromosome 6, USDA_Rmic, whole genome shotgun sequence:
- the LOC142765690 gene encoding uncharacterized protein LOC142765690, whose amino-acid sequence MTDVQPFPPDGIDDVFQGQQPYRPADGPARPSTGKLPDVGTAAAYPRHGEFDTGTRSSDGPRSAEEGGDRPPPPRQRPPPWGFYGLVGALALGAILAGALLGNSLNDVAGAQALARRGPAADEDGSTVGANEDTTTAARYMQVATNATATTKRSRATTIKAADAEPTGTVKASADEEESEEQEETTTTTRKSKKKKKKAKPAARRAATPTIRRRKTTVEGDGKD is encoded by the exons ATGACGGACGTGCAACCGTTTCCCCCGGACGGCATAGACGACGTGTTTCAGGGCCAGCAGCCGTACCGGCCGGCCGACGGTCCGGCCCGACCGAGCACGGGAAAGCTTCCGGACGTCGGCACGGCGGCCGCCTACCCGAGACACGGAG AGTTCGACACCGGAACGCGAAGCAGCGACGGCCCCAGGTCCGCCGAGGAAGGGGGCGACCGGCCTCCTCCGCCCCGCCAGAGGCCGCCACCGTGGGGCTTCTACGGTCTCGTCGGCGCGTTGGCGCTGGGCGCCATCCTAGCGGGAGCGCTGCTGGGCAACTCGCTGAACGACGTGGCCGGCGCACAGGCCCTCGCTAGGAGGGGACCTGCCGCGGACGAGGACGGCTCCACCGTGGGGGCGAACGAAGACACGACCACGGCGGCCAGGTACATGCAGGTGGCCACCAACGCGACGGCCACCACAAAGCGGAGCAG GGCAACAACCATCAAGGCCGCCGATGCGGAGCCGACCGGAACGGTGAAGGCAAGCGCCGACGAGGAGGAGTCGGAGGAGCAAGAGgagacaacgacgacgacgcgaaagtcgaagaagaagaagaagaaggccaAGCCGGCGGCCAGGCGCGCCGCCACCCCCACCATTCGTCGGCGAAAGACTACGGTCGAAGGCGACGGCAAAGACTGA